From a region of the Betta splendens chromosome 5, fBetSpl5.4, whole genome shotgun sequence genome:
- the LOC114856304 gene encoding transcription factor 15-like gives MAFTMLRPVSAHPFSYPADLTLTSDDEEGNRSESDSSTDQGYGCCGTSGQSYRQKTGGVVVRQRNAANARERHRTQNVNTAFTALRTLIPTEPVDRKLSKIETLRLASSYISHLANVLVVGDGREDGQPCLGSVYKEVNGGGDGKQPRTICTFCLSNQRKGVKDRQACAKMHRIIQINRR, from the exons ATGGCGTTCACCATGCTCAGGCCGGTGTCGGCGCATCCCTTCTCCTACCCTGCTGACCTGACTTTAACGTCCGACGACGAGGAGGGGAACCGCAGCGAGAGCGACAGCAGCACCGACCAGGGCTACGGCTGCTGCGGGACCTCCGGCCAGAGTTACCGACAGAAGACCGGAGGCGTCGTGGTGCGGCAGCGGAACGCGGCGAACGCCCGGGAGAGACACCGGACGCAAAACGTCAACACCGCCTTCACGGCGCTGCGGACACTTATCCCCACGGAACCCGTGGATAGAAAACTCTCCAAGATCGAGACGTTGCGCCTGGCGTCCAGCTACATCTCACACCTGGCCAACGTGCTGGTGGTGGGGGATGGCAGGGAGGACGGCCAGCCGTGCCTAGGTTCCGTCTACAAGGAGGTAAACGGCGGTGGAGACGGCAAACAGCCCCGAACCATCTGCACCTTCTGCCTGAGCAATCAGCGGAAAGGG GTGAAGGACCGACAAGCCTGTGCAAAGATGCACAGGATCATACAAATAAACCGGCGATGA